Genomic DNA from Pseudomonas fitomaticsae:
TGCCATGGCTGCTCCAGCGGTTGCAACATCTCCCCGGGCGAGCGTTACGGCGAACTGCGTCGCATCGAAAACCGTTACAACGGTTCGGTGAACCAGTACTTCCTGTGCGACCGTGGCCGTTTCGGTTATGGCTACGTCAACCGCACCGACCGTCCACGTCAGCCGCTGCTGGCCGACGGCACCAAACTAAGCCTGGACGACGCGCTGGACAAAGCCGCCGACCTGCTGCGCGGTCGCAACATCGTCGGTATCGGTTCGCCGCGTGCCAGCCTCGAAAGCAACTATGCGTTGCGTGAACTGGTGGGCGCCGAGCACTTCTACTCCGGTATCGAAGCCTCCGAGCTGGAACGCATCCGTCTGGTCCTGCAAGTGCTGAAAGACAGCCCGCTGCCAGTGCCGAACATGCGCGACATCGAAGACCACGACGCCGTGTTCGTCCTCGGTGAAGACCTGACCCAGACCGCCGCTCGTATGGCCCTGGCCCTGCGTCAGTCGGTCAAAGGCAAGGCCGAAGACATGGCCGAAGCCATGCGCGTCCAGCCTTGGCTCGACGCTGCCGTGAAGAACATCGGTCAGCACGAGCTGAACCCGCTGTTCATCGCCAGCCTGGCTGAAACCAAGCTCGACGACATCGCCGAAGAGTGCGTTCACGCAGCTCCGGACGATCTGGCGCGCATCGGTTTCGCCGTGGCTCACGCCCTGGACGCCAGCGCACCGGCCGTCGAAGGTCTGGACGCCGAAGCCCTGGAACTGGCCAAGCGCATCGCCGACGCACTGCTCGCCGCCAAGCGTCCGCTGATCATCGCCGGTACTTCGCTGGGCTCCAAAGCCTTGATCGAGGCTGCTGCGAACATCGCCAAGGCCCTGAAGCTGCGCGAGAAGAACGGTTCGATCAGCCTGATCGTGCCGGAAGCCAACAGCCTCGGCCTGGCCATGCTCGGTGGCGAATCGGTTGATGCCGCGCTGCAAGCGGTCATCGACGGCAAGGCAGACGCCATCGTCGTGCTGGAAAACGATCTGTATACCCGCACCGCCAAGGCCAAGGTCGAAGCGGCACTGAACGCTGCGAAAGTAGTGATCGTTGCCGACCATCAGAAGACCGCCACCAGCGACCGCGCGCATCTGGTTCTGCCAGCCGCCAGCTTCGCTGAAGGCGACGGTACTTTGGTCAGCCAGGAAGGCCGCGCCCAGCGCTTCTTCCAGGTTTTCGACCCGCAATACATGGACGCGAGCATTCTGGTCCACGAAGGCTGGCGCTGGCTGCACGCCCTGCGCGCCACCCTGCTGAACCAGCCGATCGACTGGACGCAACTCGACCACGTGACCGCTGCCGTTGCTTCGAGCACCACGCAACTGGCCCGTATCGTCGACGCCGCGCCGTCCGCCTCGTTCCGCATCAAGGGTCTGAAACTGGCGCGTGAGCCACTGCGTTACTCCGGTCGCACCGCGATGCGCGCCGACATCAGCGTTCACGAACCACGTACTCCGCAAGACAAGGACACCGCGTTCGCCTTCTCGATGGAAGGTTACTCGGGCTCCGCCGAACCGCGTCAGCAGGTGCCGTTCGCCTGGTCGCCGGGCTGGAACTCGCCGCAAGCCTGGAACAAGTTCCAGGACGAAGTCGGTGGTCACCTGCGCGCTGGCGATCCGGGCACCCGCCTGATCGAAAGCACTGGTGATTCGCTGAACTGGTTCGCCAGTGTTCCGCGCGCGTTCAACCCGGCCCAGGGCACCTGGCAAGCCGTGCCGTTCTATCACCTGTTCGGCAGTGAAGAAAACTCTTCGAAAGCCGCTCCGGTTCAGGAACGCATTCCGGCCGCCTACGTTGCACTGGCCAAGTCCGAAGCCGATCGCCTGGGCGTCAACGACGGCGCACTGCTGAGCCTCAATGTTGCCGGCCAGACCCTGCGTCTGCCGCTGCGTATCAATGAAGAGCTGGGCGCAGGTCTGGTGGCATTGCCTGCGGGCATCGCCGGCATTCCACCGGCATTCGCCGGCGTATCCGTTGATGGTCTGCAGGAGGCAGCGCAATGACCTGGTTCACCCCTGAAGTGATCGATGTGATCCTGACGGTCATCAAGGCCATCGTGATTCTGCTGGCCGTGGTGGTCGCAGGCGCGTTGCTCAGCTTTGTCGAACGTCGCCTGCTGGGCTGGTGGCAGGACCGTTACGGTCCGAACCGCGTTGGCCCGTTCGGTATGTTCCAGATCGCCGCCGACATGCTGAAGATGTTCTTCAAGGAAGACTGGACCCCGCCGTTTGCCGACAAGGTGATCTTCACCCTGGCGCCGGTGGTGGCCATGTCCGCCCTGCTGATCGCCTTCGCGATCATCCCGATCACCCCGACCTGGGGCGTGGCGGATCTGAACATCGGCCTGCTGTTCTTCTTCGCCATGGCTGGTCTGTCGGTCTACGCGGTGCTGTTCGCCGGCTGGTCGAGCAACAACAAGTTCGCCCTGCTGGGCAGCTTGCGTGCCTCGGCGCAGACCGTGTCCTACGAAGTGTTCATGGGCCTGGCCCTGATGGGCATCGTGGTGCAGGTCGGCTCGTTCAACATGCGCGACATCGTCGAGTACCAGGCGCAGAACCTGTGGTTCATCATTCCGCAGTTCTTCGGCTTCTGTACCTTCTTCATCGCTGGCGTGGCCGTGACTCACCGTCACCCGTTCGACCAGCCGGAAGCGGAACAGGAACTGGCCGACGGTTACCACATTGAATACGCCGGTATGAAATGGGGCATGTTCTTCGTCGGTGAATACATCGGCATCATCCTGATCTCGGCGCTGCTGGTCACCCTGTTCTTCGGTGGCTGGCACGGTCCGTTCGGCATCCTGCCGCAACTGTCCTTCGTCTGGTTCGCACTGAAGACCGCGTTCTTCATCATGCTGTTCATCCTGCTGCGCGCTTCCATCCCGCGTCCGCGTTATGACCAGGTGATGGATTTCAGCTGGAAATTCTGCCTGCCACTGACCCTGATCAATTTGCTGGTGACCGCTGCAATCGTGTTGTGGAACACGCCTGCGGTTGCGGTTCAGTGAGGATTTGACCCATGTTCAAATATATTGGCGACATCGTTAAGGGTACCGGTACCCAGTTGCGCAGCCTGGTCATGGTCTTCGGCCATGGCTTTCGCAAGCGCGACACCCTGCAATACCCGGAAGAGCCGGTCTACCTGCCACCACGCTACCGTGGTCGCATCGTCCTGACCCGCGACCCCGATGGCGAAGAACGCTGCGTAGCCTGCAACCTGTGCGCCGTGGCATGCCCGGTGGGTTGCATCTCGCTGCAGAAAGCTGAAACCGAAGACGGTCGCTGGTACCCGGACTTCTTCCGTATCAACTTCTCGCGTTGCATTTTCTGCGGTCTCTGCGAGGAAGCCTGCCCGACCACCGCGATCCAGCTAACCCCGGATTTCGAGATGGCCGAGTTCAAACGTCAGGACCTGGTGTACGAGAAAGAAGATCTGCTGATCTCCGGCCCCGGCAAAAACCCTGATTACAACTTCTATCGTGTTGCAGGTATGGCCGTTGCGGGCAAGCCGAAAGGCGCCGCACAAAACGAAGCCGAGCCGATCAACGTGAAGAGCTTGCTGCCTTAAGGAAGAACGATGGAATTCGCTTTCTATTTCGCATCGGGTATCGCTGTTGTATCCACACTGCGTGTGGTCACCAACACCAATCCTGTGCACGCCCTGCTCTACCTGATCATTTCGTTGATCGCCGTGGCCATGACCTTCTTCGCACTCGGCGCTCCGTTCGCCGGCGTGCTGGAAGTGATCGCCTACGCCGGCGCCATCATGGTGCTGTTCGTGTTCGTGGTGATGATGCTGAACCTCGGTCCCGCCTCGGTTCAGCAGGAACGCACCTGGCTCAAGCCCGGGATCTGGGCGGGGCCGGTGATTCTCGCCGCCCTGCTGCTGGCCGAACTGCTGTATGTGCTGTTCGCTCACCAGAGCGGTCAGGCCATCGGCCACACCACCGTCGATGCAAAAGCCGTGGGCATCAGCCTGTTCGGTCCGTATCTGCTGGTGGTCGAACTCGCCTCGATGCTGCTGCTCGCTGCAGCCGTCACGGCGTTCCATTTGGGCCGTAACGAGGCGAAGGAGTAAGACATGCCTGCTATCCCTCTCGAACATGGTTTAGCCGTTGCCGGCATCCTGTTCTGCCTTGGTCTGGTCGGCCTGATGGTCCGCCGCAACATTTTGTTCGTGTTGATGAGTCTGGAAGTGATGATGAACGCCTCTGCACTGGCCTTCATCGTTGCGGGCGCCCGCTGGGCGCAACCGGATGGACAGATCATGTTCATCCTGGTGATCAGCCTTGCAGCCGCCGAAGCCAGTATTGGCTTGGCGATCCTGTTGCAACTGTATCGCCGCTTCCACACGCTCGATATCGACGCTGCCAGTGAGATGCGCGGATGAACCTACTCTTTCTGACTTTCGTATTCCCTCTGATCGGGTTCCTGTTGCTGTCGTTCTCGCGCGGCCGCTTCTCGGAAAACCTGTCGGCGCTGATCGGTGTCGGCTCCATCGGCCTGTCTGCCATCGTCGCGGCCTACGTGATCTGGCAATTCAACGTCGCACCACCGGAAGGTGGCGTCTACACCCAGGTGCTGTGGCGCTGGATGTCGGTGGAAGGTTTCCAGCCTAACTTCGCGCTGTACCTGGATGGTCTGTCCGTGACCATGCTCGGTGTGGTCGTCGGTGTCGGCTTCCTGATCCACCTGTTTGCATCGTGGTACATGCGTGGCGAAGACGGTTACTCGCGCTTCTTCTCGTACACCAACCTGTTCATCGCCAGCATGCTGTTCCTGATCCTCGGCGATAACCTGCTGTTCATCTACTTCGGTTGGGAAGGCGTGGGCCTGTGCTCGTACCTGTTGATCGGTTTCTACTACAGCAACCGCAACAACGGTAACGCCGCACTGAAAGCCTTCATCGTCACCCGTATCGGCGACGTGTTCATGGCGATCGGCCTGTTCATCCTGTTCCAGCAACTGGGCACGCTGAACGTCCAGGAACTGCTGGTGAAGGCGCCTGAGCACTTCAAGGTCGGCGATTTCTGGATCGTGCTGGCCACCCTGATGCTGCTGGGTGGTGCGGTCGGTAAATCGGCTCAACTGCCGCTGCAGACCTGGCTGGCGGACGCGATGGCCGGCCCTACCCCGGTTTCGGCACTGATCCACGCCGCAACCATGGTGACCGCCGGTGTCTACCTGATCGCCCGTACCCACGGTCTGTTCGCCCTGGCGCCGGACATCCTGCACCTGGTCGGCATCGTCGGTGGTGTGACCCTGGTACTGGCCGGTTTCGCCGCACTGGTGCAAACCGACATCAAACGTATCCTCGCCTACTCGACCATGAGCCAGATCGGCTACATGTTCCTGGCGCTGGGCGTTGGCGCCTGGGAAGGCGCGATCTTCCACCTGATGACCCACGCCTTCTTCAAGGCCCTGCTGTTCCTTGCCTCCGGTGCGGTGATCGTTGCCTGCCACCACGAGCAGAACATCTTCAAGATGGGCGGCCTGTGGAAGAAACTGCCGCTGGCCTACGCCAGCTTCATCGTCGGTGGTGCCGCTCTGGCCGCCCTGCCACTGGTGACCGCAGGTTTCTACTCCAAGGACGAAATCCTCTGGGAAGCGTTCGCCAGCGGCAACCACGGTCTGCTTTACGCAGGTCTGGTTGGCGCATTCATGACGTCGCTGTACACCTTCCGCCTGATCTTCATCGCGTTCCACGGTGAAGCCAAGACCGAAGCCCACGCCGGTCACGGCATCGCTCACTGGCTGCCGCTGTCGGTGCTGATCGTGCTGTCGACTTTCGTCGGCGCCATGATCGTTCCACCGCTGCACGGCGTACTGCCCGAGAGCGTTGGCCATGCCGGTGGCGAAGCCAAGCACAGTCTGGAAATCGCCTCGGGCGCCATCGCCCTGGCCGGTATCCTGCTGGCGGCCCTGCTGTTCCTCGGCAAGCGTCGCTTCGTGACTGCGATCGCCAACAGCGGCATCGGCCGTCTCCTTTCGGCCTGGTGGTTCGCTGCCTGGGGCTTCGACTGGATCTACGACAAACTGTTCGTGAAGCCGTACCTTGCGATCAGCCACATGCTGCGCAAAGACCCGCTCGACCAGACCATCGGTCTGATCCCGCGCATGGCCAAGGGTGGTCACACTGCCCTCAGCCGTACCGAAACCGGTCAACTGCGTTGGTACGCTGCTTCGATGGCTGCTGGTGCCGTGTTGGTCATCGGCGCTGTCGTGCTGGTAGCGGTCTGATATGAACCTTGCGAATTTGCGAAAGGAAACGAGCCCGTCATGATTCTGCCTTGGCTAATCCTGATCCCCTTCATCGGCGGCCTGCTGTGCTGGATGGGTGAGCGCTTCGGCGCTACCCTCCCCCGCTGGATTGCGCTGTTGACCATGACCCTGGAACTCGCCCTCGGCCTCTGGCTGTGGGCCCACGGTGACTATTCATTTGCACCGGCGCCTGGCGCCGATCCGACCTGGGCGCTTGAGTTCAAGCACGTCTGGATCCAGCGCTTCGGCATCAACGTGCACCTGGCCCTCGACGGCCTGTCGCTGCTGATGATCCTGCTGACCGGTCTGCTGGGTATCCTGTCGGTACTCTGCTCGTGGAAAGAGATTCAACGTCACGTCGGTTTCTTCCACCTGAACCTGATGTGGATCCTGGGCGGTGTTGTCGGCGTGTTCCTCGCCCTCGACCTGTTCATGTTCTTCTTCTTCTGGGAAATGATGCTGGTGCCGATGTACTTCCTCATCGCGCTCTGGGGTCACAGTTCTTCGGACGGCAAGAAAACCCGTATCTACGCGGCGACCAAGTTCTTCATCTTCACTCAGGCTTCCGGCCTGATCATGCTGGTGGCGATCCTCGGTCTGGTCCTGGTCAACTACAACAGCACCGGCGTGATCACCTTCAACTACGCCGACCTGTTGAAGACCAAGATGTCGATGACCACCGAGTACATTCTGATGCTCGGCTTCTTCATCGCCTTCGCGGTCAAGCTGCCAGTGGTTCCGTTCCACTCCTGGCTGCCTGACGCTCACGCCCAGGCACCGACTGCAGGTTCCGTCGACCTCGCCGGTATCTTGCTGAAAACCGCGGCCTACGGTCTGCTCCGTTTCGCCCTGCCGCTGTTCCCGAACGCCTCGGCCGAATTCGCGCCGATCGCCATGACCCTCGGTCTGATCGGGATCTTCTACGGTGCGTTCCTGGCGTTCGCGCAAACCGACATCAAGCGCCTGATCGCCTTCTCGTCCGTTTCCCACATGGGCTTCGTACTGATCGGCATCTACTCCGGCAGCCAACTGGCGCTGCAAGGCGCCGTGATCCAGATGCTGGCGCACGGTCTGTCGGCAGCGGCACTGTTTATCCTCAGCGGTCAGCTGTACGAGCGTCTGCACACGCGTGACATGCGTGAGATGGGCGGTCTGTGGTCGCGTATCGCTTACCTGCCGGCGATCAGCCTGTTCTTCGCAGCCGCCTCTCTGGGTCTGCCGGGTACCGGTAACTTCGTCGGCGAGTTCCTGATCCTGATCGGTACCTTCGCCAGTGCTCCATGGATCACCGCGATTGCCACTTCCGGTCTGGTGTTCGGTTCGGTCTACTCGCTGATCATGATCCACCGCGCTTACTTCGGTCCGTCCAAATCGGATTCGATCCTGCACGGCATGGACGGTCGCGAACTGATCATGGTGCTGGGCCTTGCGGTGCTGCTGATTTACCTCGGCGTCTACCCGCAACCGTTCCTCGACACTTCTGCCGCCACGATGCATGGCGTGCAGCAGTGGCTCGGCACCGCCTTCACTCAACTCGCTTCGGCCCGGTAAGAGCGCTATGGAATTCACGATTCAACACTTTATTGCGCTTGCGCCACTGTTGATCACCAGCCTCACCATTATCGTGGTGATGCTGGCAATCGCCTGGCGCCGCAACCACTCGCAGACCTTCCTGATTTCGGTGGCAGGTCTGAACCTGGCCTTGCTGTCGATTCTGCCGGCCCTGAAAGTCGCGCCTCTGGCCGTGACTCCATTGCTGCAGATCGACACCTTTGCCTGCCTGTACATGGCGCTGATCCTGGTCGCCACCCTCGCTTGCGTCACCCTCGCCCACGCTTACCTCGGCGATGGCGGTTCGGGTTACCCGGGCAACCGTGAAGAACTGTACCTGCTGATCCTGATGGCCGCCGCCGGTGGCCTGGTTCTGGTCAGCGCGCAGCACCTGGCCGGGTTGTTCATCGGTCTGGAACTGCTGTCGGTGCCGGTCTACGGTCTGGTGGCCTATGCCTTCTTCAACAAGCGTTCGCTGGAAGCCGGCATCAAGTACATGGTGCTGTCGGCCGCCGGTTCCGCGTTCCTGCTGTTCGGTATGGCGCTGCTGTACGCCGACTCGGGTTCGCTGAGCTTCGTCGGCATCGGTCAGGCACTGGCCGCGACCGGCCTGCCAAGCTCGCTGGCGCAACTGGGCCTGGGCATGATGCTGATCGGTCTGGCGTTCAAGCTGTCGCTGGTACCGTTCCACCTGTGGACGCCGGACGTGTACGAAGGTGCTCCGGCACCGGTGGCCGCGTTCCTCGCCACCGCTTCGAAAGTGGCTGTGTTCGCGGTCATGGTTCGTCTGTTCCAGATCTCCCCTGCTGCAAGCAGTGGCGTTCTGAGCAACGTGCTGACCATCATCGCCATCGCCTCGATCCTGTTCGGTAACCTGCTGGCCCTGACCCAGAGCAACCTCAAGCGTCTGCTCGGTTACTCGTCCATCGCGCACTTCGGCTACCTGCTGATCGCACTGGTGGCGAGCAAGGGTCTGGCGGTGGAAGCCATCGGCGTGTACCTGGTCACCTACGTGATCACCAGCCTCGGCGCCTTCGGCGTGATCACCCTGATGTCCTCGCCGTACAACGGCCGTGACGCAGATGCGCTGTACGAGTACCGCGGCCTGTTCTGGCGCCGTCCGTACCTGACCGCCGTACTGACCGTAATGATGCTGTCCCTGGCCGGTATCCCGCTGACCGCTGGCTTCATCGG
This window encodes:
- the nuoN gene encoding NADH-quinone oxidoreductase subunit NuoN, which gives rise to MEFTIQHFIALAPLLITSLTIIVVMLAIAWRRNHSQTFLISVAGLNLALLSILPALKVAPLAVTPLLQIDTFACLYMALILVATLACVTLAHAYLGDGGSGYPGNREELYLLILMAAAGGLVLVSAQHLAGLFIGLELLSVPVYGLVAYAFFNKRSLEAGIKYMVLSAAGSAFLLFGMALLYADSGSLSFVGIGQALAATGLPSSLAQLGLGMMLIGLAFKLSLVPFHLWTPDVYEGAPAPVAAFLATASKVAVFAVMVRLFQISPAASSGVLSNVLTIIAIASILFGNLLALTQSNLKRLLGYSSIAHFGYLLIALVASKGLAVEAIGVYLVTYVITSLGAFGVITLMSSPYNGRDADALYEYRGLFWRRPYLTAVLTVMMLSLAGIPLTAGFIGKFYIIASGVESHQWWLVGSLVLGSAIGVFYYLRVMVTLYLIEPNLRRHDAQLHWEQKAGGVMLLAIAVVAFFLGVYPQPLLTLVQQSGLAG
- the nuoK gene encoding NADH-quinone oxidoreductase subunit NuoK produces the protein MPAIPLEHGLAVAGILFCLGLVGLMVRRNILFVLMSLEVMMNASALAFIVAGARWAQPDGQIMFILVISLAAAEASIGLAILLQLYRRFHTLDIDAASEMRG
- the nuoM gene encoding NADH-quinone oxidoreductase subunit M is translated as MILPWLILIPFIGGLLCWMGERFGATLPRWIALLTMTLELALGLWLWAHGDYSFAPAPGADPTWALEFKHVWIQRFGINVHLALDGLSLLMILLTGLLGILSVLCSWKEIQRHVGFFHLNLMWILGGVVGVFLALDLFMFFFFWEMMLVPMYFLIALWGHSSSDGKKTRIYAATKFFIFTQASGLIMLVAILGLVLVNYNSTGVITFNYADLLKTKMSMTTEYILMLGFFIAFAVKLPVVPFHSWLPDAHAQAPTAGSVDLAGILLKTAAYGLLRFALPLFPNASAEFAPIAMTLGLIGIFYGAFLAFAQTDIKRLIAFSSVSHMGFVLIGIYSGSQLALQGAVIQMLAHGLSAAALFILSGQLYERLHTRDMREMGGLWSRIAYLPAISLFFAAASLGLPGTGNFVGEFLILIGTFASAPWITAIATSGLVFGSVYSLIMIHRAYFGPSKSDSILHGMDGRELIMVLGLAVLLIYLGVYPQPFLDTSAATMHGVQQWLGTAFTQLASAR
- the nuoH gene encoding NADH-quinone oxidoreductase subunit NuoH, translated to MTWFTPEVIDVILTVIKAIVILLAVVVAGALLSFVERRLLGWWQDRYGPNRVGPFGMFQIAADMLKMFFKEDWTPPFADKVIFTLAPVVAMSALLIAFAIIPITPTWGVADLNIGLLFFFAMAGLSVYAVLFAGWSSNNKFALLGSLRASAQTVSYEVFMGLALMGIVVQVGSFNMRDIVEYQAQNLWFIIPQFFGFCTFFIAGVAVTHRHPFDQPEAEQELADGYHIEYAGMKWGMFFVGEYIGIILISALLVTLFFGGWHGPFGILPQLSFVWFALKTAFFIMLFILLRASIPRPRYDQVMDFSWKFCLPLTLINLLVTAAIVLWNTPAVAVQ
- the nuoG gene encoding NADH-quinone oxidoreductase subunit NuoG; translated protein: MATIHVDGKALEVDGADNLLQACLSLGLDIPYFCWHPALGSVGACRQCAVKQYTDENDTRGRIVMSCMTPATDNTWISIDDEESKAFRASVVEWLMTNHPHDCPVCEEGGHCHLQDMTVMTGHNERRYRFTKRTHQNQQLGPFISHEMNRCIACYRCVRFYKDYAGGTDLGVFGAHDNVYFGRVEDGTLESEFSGNLTEVCPTGVFTDKTHSERYNRKWDMQFSPSICHGCSSGCNISPGERYGELRRIENRYNGSVNQYFLCDRGRFGYGYVNRTDRPRQPLLADGTKLSLDDALDKAADLLRGRNIVGIGSPRASLESNYALRELVGAEHFYSGIEASELERIRLVLQVLKDSPLPVPNMRDIEDHDAVFVLGEDLTQTAARMALALRQSVKGKAEDMAEAMRVQPWLDAAVKNIGQHELNPLFIASLAETKLDDIAEECVHAAPDDLARIGFAVAHALDASAPAVEGLDAEALELAKRIADALLAAKRPLIIAGTSLGSKALIEAAANIAKALKLREKNGSISLIVPEANSLGLAMLGGESVDAALQAVIDGKADAIVVLENDLYTRTAKAKVEAALNAAKVVIVADHQKTATSDRAHLVLPAASFAEGDGTLVSQEGRAQRFFQVFDPQYMDASILVHEGWRWLHALRATLLNQPIDWTQLDHVTAAVASSTTQLARIVDAAPSASFRIKGLKLAREPLRYSGRTAMRADISVHEPRTPQDKDTAFAFSMEGYSGSAEPRQQVPFAWSPGWNSPQAWNKFQDEVGGHLRAGDPGTRLIESTGDSLNWFASVPRAFNPAQGTWQAVPFYHLFGSEENSSKAAPVQERIPAAYVALAKSEADRLGVNDGALLSLNVAGQTLRLPLRINEELGAGLVALPAGIAGIPPAFAGVSVDGLQEAAQ
- the nuoI gene encoding NADH-quinone oxidoreductase subunit NuoI encodes the protein MFKYIGDIVKGTGTQLRSLVMVFGHGFRKRDTLQYPEEPVYLPPRYRGRIVLTRDPDGEERCVACNLCAVACPVGCISLQKAETEDGRWYPDFFRINFSRCIFCGLCEEACPTTAIQLTPDFEMAEFKRQDLVYEKEDLLISGPGKNPDYNFYRVAGMAVAGKPKGAAQNEAEPINVKSLLP
- the nuoJ gene encoding NADH-quinone oxidoreductase subunit J; translation: MEFAFYFASGIAVVSTLRVVTNTNPVHALLYLIISLIAVAMTFFALGAPFAGVLEVIAYAGAIMVLFVFVVMMLNLGPASVQQERTWLKPGIWAGPVILAALLLAELLYVLFAHQSGQAIGHTTVDAKAVGISLFGPYLLVVELASMLLLAAAVTAFHLGRNEAKE
- the nuoL gene encoding NADH-quinone oxidoreductase subunit L encodes the protein MNLLFLTFVFPLIGFLLLSFSRGRFSENLSALIGVGSIGLSAIVAAYVIWQFNVAPPEGGVYTQVLWRWMSVEGFQPNFALYLDGLSVTMLGVVVGVGFLIHLFASWYMRGEDGYSRFFSYTNLFIASMLFLILGDNLLFIYFGWEGVGLCSYLLIGFYYSNRNNGNAALKAFIVTRIGDVFMAIGLFILFQQLGTLNVQELLVKAPEHFKVGDFWIVLATLMLLGGAVGKSAQLPLQTWLADAMAGPTPVSALIHAATMVTAGVYLIARTHGLFALAPDILHLVGIVGGVTLVLAGFAALVQTDIKRILAYSTMSQIGYMFLALGVGAWEGAIFHLMTHAFFKALLFLASGAVIVACHHEQNIFKMGGLWKKLPLAYASFIVGGAALAALPLVTAGFYSKDEILWEAFASGNHGLLYAGLVGAFMTSLYTFRLIFIAFHGEAKTEAHAGHGIAHWLPLSVLIVLSTFVGAMIVPPLHGVLPESVGHAGGEAKHSLEIASGAIALAGILLAALLFLGKRRFVTAIANSGIGRLLSAWWFAAWGFDWIYDKLFVKPYLAISHMLRKDPLDQTIGLIPRMAKGGHTALSRTETGQLRWYAASMAAGAVLVIGAVVLVAV